In Leptospira perdikensis, the genomic window TCTGAAAGAACTTTCCTTTTCTGGCCAAGTGATTTCGGTAAAAGTCGAAAACCGAGCCAAAAAGAACCAATACAATGTTTATGTAAACGATTGGAGTCGCACAACGGGGGAACGGATTGTTTTAGCTCCGGATGTCGGGAACCAATGGGAATCGGTTACCAAAGGATTGAAAGTAGAGTTTTATTCCGATGAAGTGGGTGCGCCGCAGTTTCCTGAAGTTTCTCTCTCACAAAATCCGGAAGCAGTTTTGGATGTGGTTCAATCGGAAGGAATCAAATACCGTCTTTCCTTTTACCCATTGTGGGAATCCGATTCGGGAAAATGGAGACCGGTGCGTCGAGAGCTCCTTCCTTATTTTTCGGAAACAATCACTTGGATCAAGGAAGAATCCTTCCAAAATTTGGTGAATGCCGTCATGAAAGTGAAAAATGCTTCCCGGTACGAGCGTCCCAACCAGAAAATCCAATAAGGTGCAAAAAGTTTCTACAGTCGCATCTCGGATGGAAATGATCCGAGATTTATTTTATTCCCCCATGTCCGCCTTCGAATCCTATTATCACAAAACGGATTTGGGTGGTCGTGATTTATGGTTGGCCCATCTACAACTCATTCTGCTCGCACCGATTGCCAAATTTTTTGGTAATCTTTTGCAAATCCTTTTGTTCAAAGTTTCCACAGTTGATGAAGAAACAAAGTTAACCTACACACAAGGAATAGGGACATTATTCTTTTTTTACTTAGGATGTTATCTACTCATACGGCTTGTGGATAGTTTTCGAATGTATCACCAGATGCGCGATCGTACGAAAGATTGGGAAGGCCCAGAACCTCATGTATTTATGATTTCCTTTTTGCCATTTACAGCCACGGCAATTTTTTGGATTTTCCCTGCTCCTGTCCCCTTACTTGCGCTAGGTGTTGGTTTTCTTTATTCATTACATTTAGCTTACTACTATCTTTCTCATAGAAGGGAATGGACCTCCTTTGATTTTTTATTTTTCCTTATGAAAGTGATTCTGTTTTTTTTGGTTCTTCTTTCTGTTCCTCTATTTCTCTACAACTTGGTTAGGACGGTGCTCTTTTGAAAATCTTTATGGTCGGCATTGGTGGGATTGCTATGGGCAATTTGGCTTATATGCTCAAACAACAAGGTCATGATGTATCGGGTTCAGATCAAAATCTATATCCGCCTATGTCAGATAAGTTGGTCGAGTGGGGGCTTTCGCCTAAATCTGGTTATCGTAAAGAAAATGTAAAAGGCTCCGATTTAGTAATCATAGGAAATGCAATCTCTCGCGGAAATCCTGAAGTAGAAGAAGTTCTAAACACGGGAATGGAATACATGAGTATGGCGCAGGCAATTGGAACCTTTTTTCTAAAAGGGAAAAAACCAATTGTGATTTCTGGAACTCACGGCAAAACGACGACCACATTTTTAACTCATTGGATTTTAGAATCTATCGGACTCAAACCCGGTCTATTTGTCGGTGGGATTCGAAAAGATGGGTATCCCGGCTTTGCCCTGGGAGACGGGGATTATTTTGTCATCGAAGGAGATGAATATGATTCTGCTTTTTTTGATAAAAGTTCCAAGTTCTTACATTATAGGCCATATTATTTAGCGATGAATGCTTTGGATTTTGATCATGCAGATATTTTTGCAGATTTAAATGCAATTAAAACTATGTTCAAACGTCTGTTAAATTTAGTCCCTGGTCGCGGTAAGGTTTTTTACTGGAAAGGTTCCAAAAATTTAGTAGAAATCACCAAAGACTATAAACATGCTCCGGTGGAATCGTTTGATTTAGGGGACAAAAATTCCATTTTTAAATATGAAAAGGGTATTTTGTCTGAGATCAGAACGAAAGCTAAATTAAAACCATCCCTTATCGGCTCACATAACTACCGTAATGTGGAAGTGGCAACTCGAATTTGTTTAGAGATTGCTCCTCAAAAAAGGAAAGAAATTTTAGAAGCAGTGGAATCATTCCCTGGTGTGAAACGTAGACAAGAAAATTTATTTGTTTCTGACGTAAGTCTTCTTGTAGAGGATTTTGCCCACCATCCCGTTGCCATCCAAGAAACCATCAAAGCCCACAAAGAAGCTTATCCTGGATATAAAATCATCGCACTTTTTGAACCAAGGAGTGCCACTTCTCATCGGAATGTATTCCAAGATGACTTTGCAAAATGTTTTAAGGGAAGTGATATTAGTGTTGTTACCGAGGTCTACCAAGTGGACAAGGTTAACAAATCCCTTCGTTTGAATGTGAAAAAATTGGTCAAAGACATTGCAAAGAATACAAAGAAAGAAGCTTTGTATGCAAAAGATGCAAAAGAAATTCCTTCCATCCTAAAAAAGATTCTACCAAAATTCCAAAAAGAAAAAGTAATCATCCTTGCTATGTCTAATGGTGCCTTTGGTGGAATTTATCCTGAATTAAAATCATTAATAGAATTAAGAGAAACTGTATGAGCCTATCCCAAGAAATTGAAGATTTAGTCAAAGAGGCGGAATCTGTTTTATCTTCTGCAACATCCGAACAAGAATTGGATTCTTTCAAAAACCAATTCCTTGGTAAAAAAGGAAAACTCACTTCTGTTTTAAAAGGCCTCGCATCACTTTCTGTAGAAGAGAAAAAAACAGTTGGTAAACAAGCAAACGAAGCACAAAGCCGGCTCGAAAGTTTTGTAGAAACAAAAAGAATTTCTTTAAAAGAAAGTTTTTATGAAAACCAACTTGGCCAAGAATTCTTTGATGGTTTACGACCACTGGCAACCAAAGAAAGAGGAAGCCTCCATCCCATTTCCCAAATCCAATACGAAATCGAAGATATCTTTACTTCTATGGGTTTTTCTGTGATGGATGGGCCAGAAGTAGAAACCGATGAAAACAATTTTGGTGCTCTTAATTTTACGGAAGACCATCCGGCTCGTGATATGCAAGATACGTTTTATACGGCTGATGGTAACCTACTCAGAACTCATACTTCTGCCATCCAAGTGCGTGCCCTTCGCAAACTAAAACCTCCGTTTCGAATCATTGCCCCAGGCCGAGTGTTTCGATACGAAGAGGTAGATGCTTCTCATGAAAATACTTTTTACCAAGTAGAAGGTATGGTGGTTGGAGAAAATATTTCTGTGGCTCATTTGATTTATACCATGGAAACACTTCTTTCCCGTGTGTTTCGTAAAGAAATCAAAACAAGATTACGCCCCGGTTACTTTCCTTTTGTCGAACCAGGTTTTGAACTTGATATCAACTGTTTGGTTTGTAGTGGGGATGGTTGCAGTGTTTGTAAACATTCCGGTTGGTTGGAGTTACTCCCTTGTGGACTCGTTCATCCGAACGTTCTCGAATCAGCAGGACTTGATTCTAAAAAATGGACTGGGTTTGCCTTTGGTCTTGGTCTTGACCGTCTTGTGATGATGCGTTACGGAATCCATGATATCCGTTATTTCCAATCAGGGAATCTAAGATTTTTAAAACAGTTTTAGTGTAGTTAGGCGAACGTGTTCTGGGTTGTTATGGTTTTTGAAAATTTCATAAATCCAAACTCAAGTTTGTTCTATTGATCAAACCGCTATCAGATCTAATGTAGATTGAAAAAGACTAGAAAACAAAGGCCAAAAACTTCCATCTCTGGCCTTTGAGATCTTAACCTAAAAGAAAACCTTGAATTTTCCCATCTTTCTCTTGGAACTCTACTTTTGATTTTCCAAGATCCAATCCTTCTTTTGATACAATTTCGGATCCATCCTTAGCAAAAAGATTGGTAAGGACCATCTCTCCATTTTCTTTTCTAGAACAAACAATCAGATAAGGAGGTTTTTTCTCTCCCCCTGGATTGAAATAAATGGTACTAACAGTCAGGATGGTGGCTTGTTCACCCGGTTTGGGTTTGGGAACATTTACCTCTAATGGTTTTAAGGTTAGAGGTTCCCGTGTGATAGATTCTGGTTTGTCTTTGGCAAAAAGAATGACAGTGTTGATGCTATCGATCCCTCCATTCCCTCCCAATAAACTCACCTTAGGTGGACTTGCAAGTTTTTCTGGAATGGGATCAACGGCAAGTCCATATTGGCTTGCAATATCCACAAGTCCTGTGGCACCAGAAAGAGCCATCGCTGCTTGGTAGTTCAGAATCCCTCCACCTAAATTGATAGGAATCTCTTTTGATCCATTAGAGATTTTACCTTTTCGAAGAGATGTGGCTGTGTCTTTGGGTGACACTCCAAAATACAATCCCGCTTCATGGATGATCATTCCAGTAAAACAATCATAAATCCATGCGTATTCGATGTCAGATCGTTTGAGGCCGGATGAAGCCACTGCTCTTTCACAGGCAAGAGCTGCGGGACTTTTTAAGTCTTTCTTTTGGATGAAATATTCTGCATGGGCGCTCTGACCAGAACCTACCAAATAAATATGTTCGGATTCTTTTTTGATGATTTTGTTGTCGATTAACTTTTGTTTCATGAGTTCAGAAGTAACAAGAGTTGCAAATCCATGATCGGTGACAATGGCAATCATCGGTGTACTATACACACCTGAAAGAGGTTTCTTTAATTGTTTTTCATTGATTGGTTTTTGGTATTGGAAAGCACGGGGGTTTGTTTCCGCTAACTTTCGAAAGTGTTTTGTGATTTCTTCCAAATCTTCACTGGTCACTTCAGTATCAAACATCATTCTTTCGCACAACAAAGAATATAGACCAATGAGAGTTGCCCCATAAGGCATTTCCCATTCTTTATGACAAACTGTGGCAGTGAGTCGTTTTAAATCCGATACTTGTTTGAATACTGATTTAGGAACATCTGCGGCAGCCACAAGAACTACAGCATAGGGATTGGCTTTCACAATGGTATGGGCTTGCCCAATTGCTCCACCAACACTTGCTCCGCCTAAATCCACTGTATGGCAAGCAAGCCCACCAAATCCTAAATCGTTTGCATCTTTGACAGTAAATCCATAACCTTCGCGACCAAGAGATTGGGCTTCAATGGAAACAAAATCAGTTAGGTGAGGAGCAATGGACGAACGATCCGTTCCTAAATATCCAAAAAGTTTATCTACGGAACGGAAAAGTAGGGAATGATATTTTTCTAAAGGAGAAAGATTTTTGTAAACTTCCGAATCAAATTCAGATTCGATGGTGTCACTGACACCGAGTAAAATTGGGTTCATGATGGCACATTAGAATTAACCTTCCATATTCATCAACGCATTCATTCGAAAATCTTGTATGATTTGTTTGCATCGTTCAGTAATTCGAGTGAGGCTTTCTCCGAA contains:
- a CDS encoding UDP-N-acetylmuramate--L-alanine ligase, which translates into the protein MKIFMVGIGGIAMGNLAYMLKQQGHDVSGSDQNLYPPMSDKLVEWGLSPKSGYRKENVKGSDLVIIGNAISRGNPEVEEVLNTGMEYMSMAQAIGTFFLKGKKPIVISGTHGKTTTTFLTHWILESIGLKPGLFVGGIRKDGYPGFALGDGDYFVIEGDEYDSAFFDKSSKFLHYRPYYLAMNALDFDHADIFADLNAIKTMFKRLLNLVPGRGKVFYWKGSKNLVEITKDYKHAPVESFDLGDKNSIFKYEKGILSEIRTKAKLKPSLIGSHNYRNVEVATRICLEIAPQKRKEILEAVESFPGVKRRQENLFVSDVSLLVEDFAHHPVAIQETIKAHKEAYPGYKIIALFEPRSATSHRNVFQDDFAKCFKGSDISVVTEVYQVDKVNKSLRLNVKKLVKDIAKNTKKEALYAKDAKEIPSILKKILPKFQKEKVIILAMSNGAFGGIYPELKSLIELRETV
- the pheS gene encoding phenylalanine--tRNA ligase subunit alpha, which encodes MSLSQEIEDLVKEAESVLSSATSEQELDSFKNQFLGKKGKLTSVLKGLASLSVEEKKTVGKQANEAQSRLESFVETKRISLKESFYENQLGQEFFDGLRPLATKERGSLHPISQIQYEIEDIFTSMGFSVMDGPEVETDENNFGALNFTEDHPARDMQDTFYTADGNLLRTHTSAIQVRALRKLKPPFRIIAPGRVFRYEEVDASHENTFYQVEGMVVGENISVAHLIYTMETLLSRVFRKEIKTRLRPGYFPFVEPGFELDINCLVCSGDGCSVCKHSGWLELLPCGLVHPNVLESAGLDSKKWTGFAFGLGLDRLVMMRYGIHDIRYFQSGNLRFLKQF
- a CDS encoding thiolase C-terminal domain-containing protein produces the protein MNPILLGVSDTIESEFDSEVYKNLSPLEKYHSLLFRSVDKLFGYLGTDRSSIAPHLTDFVSIEAQSLGREGYGFTVKDANDLGFGGLACHTVDLGGASVGGAIGQAHTIVKANPYAVVLVAAADVPKSVFKQVSDLKRLTATVCHKEWEMPYGATLIGLYSLLCERMMFDTEVTSEDLEEITKHFRKLAETNPRAFQYQKPINEKQLKKPLSGVYSTPMIAIVTDHGFATLVTSELMKQKLIDNKIIKKESEHIYLVGSGQSAHAEYFIQKKDLKSPAALACERAVASSGLKRSDIEYAWIYDCFTGMIIHEAGLYFGVSPKDTATSLRKGKISNGSKEIPINLGGGILNYQAAMALSGATGLVDIASQYGLAVDPIPEKLASPPKVSLLGGNGGIDSINTVILFAKDKPESITREPLTLKPLEVNVPKPKPGEQATILTVSTIYFNPGGEKKPPYLIVCSRKENGEMVLTNLFAKDGSEIVSKEGLDLGKSKVEFQEKDGKIQGFLLG